One window from the genome of Aptenodytes patagonicus chromosome 4, bAptPat1.pri.cur, whole genome shotgun sequence encodes:
- the FBXL5 gene encoding F-box/LRR-repeat protein 5, with the protein MLPPPLAPPAPGLYGENMAPFPEEVDVFSAPHWRMKQLVGLYCDKLSKTNFSNNNDFRALLQSLYATFKEFKMHEQIENECIIGLLQQRSRTVYNVHSDNKLSEMLSLFEKGLKNVKNEYEQLNYAKQLKERLEAFTRDFLPHMKEEEEVFQPMLMEYFTYEELKDIKKKVIAQHCSQKEAAEFRGLSKWNQAEELQKVFKYSVDEKADQETEVTGHTTNITNLPPEVMLTIFSYLNPQELCQCSQVSTEWSQLAKTGSLWKHLYPVRWARGDWYSGPAADLETEPDEEWVKNRKDESRAFQEWDEDADIDESEEAAEDSLAINIAQMEKRLLHGLIHNVLPHVGSSVKTLVLAYSSVVSSKMVRQILELCPNLEYLDLTQTDISDSAFESWSSVGCCQNLRHLDLSGCEKITDVAIERISRALGIIISTHHNRGILKSCRNRNAKTLWKNREITLQPNKKYNCLHEINNENLIEGGGSEQHWTKPDGSENFNSAYVWMLDADDLADIEDAAEWRHRNVEGFCLMEPTSHINCSASCYSRDIYGLRTRGWQQHCASTDLIYCGHSFCCAGTALRTIRALPESSALCKKPTRTKQSEKKDLVYSGSEKTDEETARVLQFLSLSGCYQITDRALRALTLGGGLPHLEHLNLSGCLTVTGAGLQDLVSACPSLNDEHFYYCDNINGPHAETASGCQNLQCGFRACCRSGE; encoded by the exons ctTTCCAAGACCAACTTCTCCAACAACAATGATTTTCGGGCTCTTCTGCAATCTCTTTATGCCACATTCAAGGAATTTAAAATGCATGAGCAGATTGAAAATGAGTGTATCATTGGTTTACTTCAGCAACGTAGCCGGACAGTGTACAATGTGCACTCGGACAACAAACTCTCAGAGATGCTTAGCCTCTTTGAGAAAGGGTTAAAGAATGTAAAG aATGAATATGAACAGCTAAACTATGCGAAACAGCTGAAGGAGAGATTGGAAGCCTTCACCAGGGATTTCCTTCCTCatatgaaagaggaagaggag gTTTTTCAGCCAATGTTGATGGAATACTTTACTTACGAAGAACTGAAAGATATTAAGAAGAAAGTAATTGCACAGCACTGCTCACAGAAGGAGGCTGCAGAATTCAGAGGTCTTAGTAAGTGGAATCAAGCAGAAGAGCTTCAGAAGGTCTTTAAGTATTCTGTGGATGAGAAGGCAGATCAAG aaaccGAAGTAACAGGGCACACCACAAATATTACTAATCTTCCTCCTGAAGTAATGCTGACCATTTTCAGTTACCTTAACCCCCAAGAGTTATGTCAGTGTAGTCAAGTAAGCACTGAATGGTCACAGTTGGCTAAAACTGGATCTCTCTGGAAACATCTTTACCCTGTTCGCTGGGCCAGAG GTGATTGGTATAGTGGTCCAGCAGCAGATCTTGAGACAGAACCTGATGAGGAATGggtaaaaaatagaaaagatgaaaGTCGTGCTTTCCAGGAATGGGACGAAGATGCTGACATAGATGAATCTG aagaagcagctgaagatTCACTTGCCATTAATATAGCACAAATGGAAAAACGTTTACTTCATGGCTTAATTCATAATGTCCTCCCGCATGTAGGCTCCTCAGTGAAGACATTAGTATTGGCTTACAGTTCTGTAGTGTCTAGCAAAATG gttAGACAGATCTTGGAGCTTTGCCCCAACTTGGAATATTTGGATCTCACTCAGACTGATATTTCAGATTCTGCATTTGAAAG TTGGTCTTCAGTTGGTTGTTGTCAAAATCTCCGCCACCTTGATCTATCTGGATGTGAAAAAATCACAGATGTGGCTATAGAGAGGATTTCCAGAGCACTGGGTATCATCATATCAACTCACCATAACAGAGGTAttctgaaaagctgcagaaacaggaaTGCTAAGACTTTGTGGAAAAACAGAGAGATTACTCTGCAGCCCAACAAGAAGTATAATTGTTTGCATGAAATCAACAATGAAAACCTCATTGAGGGAGGAGGTAGTGAGCAGCATTGGACTAAACCTGATGGCTCAGAAAACTTCAATTCTGCTTACGTGTGGATGCTAGATGCAGATGATTTAGCTGACATTGAAGATGCTGCAGAGTGGAGACACAGAAATGTTGAAGGATTTTGTCTTATGGAACCAACATCCCATATTAATTGTTCTGCATCTTGCTACAGTAGAGACATTTATGGATTAAGGACTAGAGGgtggcagcagcactgtgcttCTACTGACTTGATTTACTGCGGTCACTCATTTTGTTGTGCTGGGACAGCACTAAGAACTATTCGAGCACTTCCAGAGTCCTCTGCACTGTGTAAAAAACCAACAAGGACTAAGCAGTCAGAGAAAAAAGACTTGGTGTACTCCGGGAGtgaaaaaacagatgaagagaCTGCACGAGTTCTTCAGTTTCTCAGTCTGTCTGGATGTTACCAGATCACAGACCGTGCTCTCAG GGCATTGACTCTGGGAGGAGGACTGCCACATTTGGAACACCTTAACCTCTCGGGTTGTCTCACTGTAACTGGTGCAGGCCTGCAGGATTTAGTTTCTGCATGCCCTTCTTTAAACGATGAACACTTTTACTACTGTGACAACATTAACG GTCCTCATGCTGAAACCGCCAGTGGATGCCAGAATTTGCAGTGTGGTTTTCGGGCCTGCTGCCGCTCTGGCGAATGA